A region of Zootoca vivipara chromosome 15, rZooViv1.1, whole genome shotgun sequence DNA encodes the following proteins:
- the NFRKB gene encoding nuclear factor related to kappa-B-binding protein isoform X1, translating into MDSLDHMLTDPLELGPPGEGNGTQIMEDCMLGSIRISLPEDLLEDPEIFFEVVSLSTWQEVLTDSQREHLKKFLPHFPESNTEHQNNLILSLFSGENFRFGNPLHIAQKLFRDGHFNPEVVKYRQLCFKSQYKRYLSSQQQYFYRLLKQILSSRNHLLELARKGGPDLVLKRKYSAAACAAEERDRRTHRRFLKILKEVKEECGDTTLSSDEEDLSSWIPNSPAHCPSPTVPLRVIPTLSTQDMKTADKLEFGENDLKMILKKHHEKRKRQPSHPDLMTGDLTLNDIMTRVNAGRKGSLAALFDLAVLKKKVKEKEEKKKKKLKVIKSEAEDFSESLGNTEGMPSMSQNPSPIPPIWDPPSLSSVKEEPLEDIKPCLGVNEISFSFFSLLLEILLLEGPASLSVLEDKVMDWQSSPASTLNSWFSFAPNWSELVLPALQYLTGDSRDAPSSFSPFVEFKEKTQQWKLIGSSQDHEKELAALFQLWLETKDQIFFKDNEDSSDATTPNPRVRTDYVVRPSTGEEKRVFQEQERYRYSQPHKAFTFRMHGFESVVGPVKGVFDKETSLNKAREHSLLRSDRPAYVTILSLVRDAAARLPNGEGTRAEICELLKDSQFLAPDVTSAQVNTVVSGALDRLHYEKDPCVKYDIGRKLWIYLHRDRSEEEFELIHQAQAAAAKARKALQQKSKPPAKIKSSSKESSVKVATSGTSEPSQLSLSDSSMPPTPVTPVTPTAPPLPAMPISPPPVSVVNKSLPNVASEQAKPNQSILLVSSPTMPQLGTLLSTAQSTQSQTGPQQTPPPRVASHTSSSGLPQVRVVTTQSSLPPVSQPAPPVIQQQQQPPPAPVPQVHAPSTSAQTKALPQAVNTVTVKAQTSPVQVQRPTVSVTGPVSVAGTGISAALSPAPKPVTSSPGSSAPNSSSVSLSSSSSSSSTSSSSSTTVLQNVAGQNIIKQVAITGQLGMKSQPGSSIPLTASNFRIQGKDVLRLPPSSITTDAKGQTVLRITPDMMATLAKSQVTTVKLTQDLFTAAATGNTSAGKGISATLRVTSSPIQSSDSPAKTSTPTSASPGPAGPTVVKVTPDLKTVESTGSAFRLMPALGMTVADQKGKAITTVASTEAKPAATIRIVQGMGVMPPKAGQTITVATHAKQMTAASSVSVPGTVHTSAVSLPTMTASVSKAVAVVSGGAGTPITIGTGTTMRQVPVSTTVVSTSQAGKLPARITVPLSVISQPVKGKSVMTTPIIKGNLGANISGLGRNIILTTMPAGTKLIAGNKPVSFLTAQQLQQLQQQGQATQVRIQTLPASHLQQGTVSGSTKAVSTVVVTAAPSPKQPPDQ; encoded by the exons ATGGATTCTTTGGATCACATGCTCACCGACCCATTAGAGTTGGggccacctggagaaggaaatgGCACACAGATTATGGAGGATTGCATGCTGGGATCCATTCGAATTAGCTTGCCAGAAGATCTCTTGGAAGAT CCTGAAATCTTTTTTGAAGTTGTCAGTCTTTCAACATGGCAGGAGGTGCTGACGGACTCGCAACGAGAACACCTGAAAAAGTTTTTGCCTCACTTCCCAGAAAGCAACACTGAACATCAAAATAATCTTATCCTGTCCCTGTTCAGTGGAGAGAACTTTCGGTTTGGAAACCCCCTGCACATTGCACAGAAACTCTTCCGCG ATGGACACTTCAATCCTGAAGTGGTGAAGTATCGACAGCTTTGCTTCAAGTCTCAGTACAAGCGCTACCTCAGTTCCCAGCAACAGTACTTCTACCGGTTGCTGAAACAGATCCTTTCCTCCCGGAAT catcTGTTGGAGCTTGCCAGGAAAGGTGGTCCAGATCTGGTCCTGAAGAGGAAATACTCAGCAGCTGCTTGTGCTGCTGAGGAACGGGACCGGAGAACACATCGACGGTTCCTGAAAATCCTCAAGGAAGTGAAAGAGGAATGTGGAGACACCACCTTATCCTCAGATGAAGAAG ATCTGAGCTCCTGGATTCCAAATTCTCCAGCCCATTGCCCAAGCCCCACTGTTCCTCTCAGAGTAATCCCCACATTATCAACCCAAGACATGAAAACAGCAG ATAAACTGGAATTTGGTGAGAATGACCTGAAGATGATACTGAAAAAACATCATGAAAAACGCAAGCGCCAACCT AGCCATCCTGACCTCATGACTGGGGATCTGACTCTGAATGATATCATGACGCGTGTGAATGCTGGTAGGAAGGGATCCTTGGCAG CTTTGTTTGACCTTGCTGTCCTCAAAAAGAAAgtgaaggaaaaggaagagaagaagaagaagaagctaaaagTGATTAAATCAGAAGCAGAGGATTTCTCCGAGTCCCTTGGCAACACTGAAGGGATGCCTTCAATGTCTCAGAATCCATCCCCCATCCCGCCTATCTGGGATCCCCCATCTCTCTCATCTGTTAAAGAAGA GCCTCTTGAAGATATCAAGCCGTGTCTTGGAGTAAATGAAATCTCCTTCAGCTTCTTTTCTCTGCTTCTGGAGATTCTGCTTCTAGAAGGCCCTGCTAGTCTCTCAGTG CTTGAGGATAAAGTCATGGATTGGCAGTCTTCCCCTGCCAGCACATTAAACAGTTGGTTCTCCTTCGCCCCCAACTGGTCAGAACTCGTTTTGCCTGCACTGCAGTATCTCACAGGTGACAGCAGAG ATGCTCCTTCCAGTTTTTCTCCATTTGTTGAATTCAAagagaaaactcagcagtggAAGCTGATAG GCTCTTCACAAGACCATGAGAAGGAGCTGGCAGCGCTCTTCCAGCTCTGGCTGGAGACAAAAGACCAAATCTTCTTCAAG GACAACGAAGACAGCTCAGATGCCACCACGCCTAATCCCCGAGT AAGGACTGACTATGTAGTCCGGCCTAGCACTGGGGAAGAGAAACGTGTTTTCCAGGAACAG GAACGTTACAGGTACAGCCAGCCCCACAAGGCCTTCACCTTCCGCATGCATGGCTTTGAGTCGGTGGTCGGCCCTGTGAAGGGTGTGTTTGACAAGGAAACTTCTCTGAACAAAGCCCGAGAACATTCTCTGTTGCGATCAGACAGGCCTGCATATGTCACAATCTTGTCTCTTG TTAGGGATGCTGCTGCCCGTCTTCCTAATGGAGAGGGAACTCGTGCTGAGATTTGTGAGCTGCTTAAAGACTCTCAGTTCCTCGCTCCTGATGTCACCAGTGCTCAG GTTAACACTGTGGTGAGTGGTGCACTGGATCGATTGCATTATGAGAAGGATCCCTGTGTGAAATATGATATTGGACGTAAGCTATGGATATACCTACATCGAGACAGGAGTGAAGAGGAGTTTG AGCTGATTCATCAGGCTCAGGCGGCTGCAGCTAAAGCTAGAAAAGCCCTTCAGCAGAAGTCTAAACCTCCTGCAAAGATA AAGTCCAGTAGCAAGGAGAGTTCAGTGAAAGTGGCTACTAGTGGCACCTCTGAGCCTAGCCAGCTGAGCCTTAGTGATTCCAGCATGCCACCAACCCCTGTGACTCCAGTGACACCCACTGCCCCTCCGCTGCCAGCAATGCCCATTTCACCACCACCAGTCTCTGTGGTTAACAAGAGTTTGCCAAATGTTGCATCAGAGCAAGCTAAACCCAACCAAAG CATCCTTCTGGTGTCGTCTCCCACCATGCCACAGCTGGGGACTTTGCTCTCCACAGCACAAAGTACCCAATCACAAACTGGGCCTCAGCAAACCCCCCCTCCTCGGGTGGCCAGCCACACATCTTCCTCAGGACTCCCACAGGTTCGAGTGGTTACAACACAGTCCAGCCTCCCACCTGTGTCTCAGCCAGCCCCACCAgtgatccagcagcagcaacagcccccACCAGCACCTGTTCCTCAGGTCCATGCCCCTTCCACTTCTGCACAAACCAAAGCACTGCCTCAG GCTGTCAACACTGTCACGGTGAAAGCTCAGACCAGCCCAGTCCAGGTGCAAAGGCCAACAGTTTCTGTCACAGGACCAGTCAGTGTTGCTGGGACAGGGATCTCTGCAGCCCTCAGCCCTGCCCCAAAGCCAGTGACCAGTTCTCCAGGCAGCTCTGCCCCCAACTCCTCCTCTGTGTCTCTGTCGtcatcatcctcctcctcctcgacttcttcctcttcatccaCCACAGTCCTCCAGAACGTAGCTGGCCAAAATATCATCAAACAG GTGGCTATTACCGGACAGCTAGGGATGAAAAGCCAGCCTGGGAGCAGCATCCCGCTTACCGCCTCCAACTTCCGCATCCAAGGCAAGGACGTTCTgcgcctgcctccctcctccatcACCACTGATGCAAAGGGACAGACAGTTCTCCGCATTACTCCTGACATGATGGCCACCTTGGCCAAGTCCCAAGTCACCACCGTCAAACTGACACAAGACCTCTTCACTGCTGCAGCCACTGGAAACACTTCTGCCGGCAAGGGCATCTCGGCCACTCTGCGTGTGACTTCCAGCCCCATCCAGTCTTCTGACTCTCCCGCCAAGACCAGCACACCCACCTCTGCCTCACCGGGCCCAGCTGGGCCCACAGTGGTCAAAGTGACTCCTGACTTGAAGACTGTGGAGTCCACTGGCTCTGCGTTCCGGCTGATGCCGGCTCTGGGCATGACTGTAGCAGACCAGAAGGGCAAGGCCATCACTACAGTGGCATCCACCGAAGCCAAGCCAGCTGCCACGATAAGGATTGTGCAGGGGATGGGGGTGATGCCACCAAAAGCTGGGCAGACCATTACAGTGGCCACTCATGCCAAGCAGATGACTGCTGCCTCGTCTGTGAGCGTCCCTGGCACAGTCCACACCTCCGCTGTTTCTCTGCCAACCATGACTGCTTCTGTGTCCAAAGCGGTTGCTGTTGTGTCAGGGGGGGCAGGGACACCCATAACAATAGGAACAGGGACCACTATGCGACAGGTTCCAGTGAGCACCACAGTCGTCTCCACCTCCCAGGCA GGGAAGCTGCCTGCCCGTATCACAGTGCCCCTCTCCGTCATAAGCCAGCCTGTGAAAGGCAAGAGTGTAATGACGACCCCCATTATCAAAGGCAACCTTGGGGCCAA TATCAGCGGACTGGGTAGAAACATTATTCTCACCACCATGCCAGCTGGGACGAAACTGATCGCTGGGAACAAGCCAGTGAGCTTCCTGACCGCACAGCAGCTACAACAGCTGCAGCAACAAGGCCAGGCCACACAG GTGCGAATTCAGACACTCCCAGCCTCCCATCTCCAGCAGGGAACGGTGTCTGGCTCTACAAAAGCAGTCTCCACTGTTGTCGTGACAGCAGCGCCATCTCCAAAACAGCCACCAGATCAGTAA
- the NFRKB gene encoding nuclear factor related to kappa-B-binding protein isoform X2, with amino-acid sequence MDSLDHMLTDPLELGPPGEGNGTQIMEDCMLGSIRISLPEDLLEDPEIFFEVVSLSTWQEVLTDSQREHLKKFLPHFPESNTEHQNNLILSLFSGENFRFGNPLHIAQKLFRDGHFNPEVVKYRQLCFKSQYKRYLSSQQQYFYRLLKQILSSRNHLLELARKGGPDLVLKRKYSAAACAAEERDRRTHRRFLKILKEVKEECGDTTLSSDEEDLSSWIPNSPAHCPSPTVPLRVIPTLSTQDMKTADKLEFGENDLKMILKKHHEKRKRQPSHPDLMTGDLTLNDIMTRVNAGRKGSLAALFDLAVLKKKVKEKEEKKKKKLKVIKSEAEDFSESLGNTEGMPSMSQNPSPIPPIWDPPSLSSVKEEPLEDIKPCLGVNEISFSFFSLLLEILLLEGPASLSVLEDKVMDWQSSPASTLNSWFSFAPNWSELVLPALQYLTGDSRDAPSSFSPFVEFKEKTQQWKLIGSSQDHEKELAALFQLWLETKDQIFFKDNEDSSDATTPNPRVTDYVVRPSTGEEKRVFQEQERYRYSQPHKAFTFRMHGFESVVGPVKGVFDKETSLNKAREHSLLRSDRPAYVTILSLVRDAAARLPNGEGTRAEICELLKDSQFLAPDVTSAQVNTVVSGALDRLHYEKDPCVKYDIGRKLWIYLHRDRSEEEFELIHQAQAAAAKARKALQQKSKPPAKIKSSSKESSVKVATSGTSEPSQLSLSDSSMPPTPVTPVTPTAPPLPAMPISPPPVSVVNKSLPNVASEQAKPNQSILLVSSPTMPQLGTLLSTAQSTQSQTGPQQTPPPRVASHTSSSGLPQVRVVTTQSSLPPVSQPAPPVIQQQQQPPPAPVPQVHAPSTSAQTKALPQAVNTVTVKAQTSPVQVQRPTVSVTGPVSVAGTGISAALSPAPKPVTSSPGSSAPNSSSVSLSSSSSSSSTSSSSSTTVLQNVAGQNIIKQVAITGQLGMKSQPGSSIPLTASNFRIQGKDVLRLPPSSITTDAKGQTVLRITPDMMATLAKSQVTTVKLTQDLFTAAATGNTSAGKGISATLRVTSSPIQSSDSPAKTSTPTSASPGPAGPTVVKVTPDLKTVESTGSAFRLMPALGMTVADQKGKAITTVASTEAKPAATIRIVQGMGVMPPKAGQTITVATHAKQMTAASSVSVPGTVHTSAVSLPTMTASVSKAVAVVSGGAGTPITIGTGTTMRQVPVSTTVVSTSQAGKLPARITVPLSVISQPVKGKSVMTTPIIKGNLGANISGLGRNIILTTMPAGTKLIAGNKPVSFLTAQQLQQLQQQGQATQVRIQTLPASHLQQGTVSGSTKAVSTVVVTAAPSPKQPPDQ; translated from the exons ATGGATTCTTTGGATCACATGCTCACCGACCCATTAGAGTTGGggccacctggagaaggaaatgGCACACAGATTATGGAGGATTGCATGCTGGGATCCATTCGAATTAGCTTGCCAGAAGATCTCTTGGAAGAT CCTGAAATCTTTTTTGAAGTTGTCAGTCTTTCAACATGGCAGGAGGTGCTGACGGACTCGCAACGAGAACACCTGAAAAAGTTTTTGCCTCACTTCCCAGAAAGCAACACTGAACATCAAAATAATCTTATCCTGTCCCTGTTCAGTGGAGAGAACTTTCGGTTTGGAAACCCCCTGCACATTGCACAGAAACTCTTCCGCG ATGGACACTTCAATCCTGAAGTGGTGAAGTATCGACAGCTTTGCTTCAAGTCTCAGTACAAGCGCTACCTCAGTTCCCAGCAACAGTACTTCTACCGGTTGCTGAAACAGATCCTTTCCTCCCGGAAT catcTGTTGGAGCTTGCCAGGAAAGGTGGTCCAGATCTGGTCCTGAAGAGGAAATACTCAGCAGCTGCTTGTGCTGCTGAGGAACGGGACCGGAGAACACATCGACGGTTCCTGAAAATCCTCAAGGAAGTGAAAGAGGAATGTGGAGACACCACCTTATCCTCAGATGAAGAAG ATCTGAGCTCCTGGATTCCAAATTCTCCAGCCCATTGCCCAAGCCCCACTGTTCCTCTCAGAGTAATCCCCACATTATCAACCCAAGACATGAAAACAGCAG ATAAACTGGAATTTGGTGAGAATGACCTGAAGATGATACTGAAAAAACATCATGAAAAACGCAAGCGCCAACCT AGCCATCCTGACCTCATGACTGGGGATCTGACTCTGAATGATATCATGACGCGTGTGAATGCTGGTAGGAAGGGATCCTTGGCAG CTTTGTTTGACCTTGCTGTCCTCAAAAAGAAAgtgaaggaaaaggaagagaagaagaagaagaagctaaaagTGATTAAATCAGAAGCAGAGGATTTCTCCGAGTCCCTTGGCAACACTGAAGGGATGCCTTCAATGTCTCAGAATCCATCCCCCATCCCGCCTATCTGGGATCCCCCATCTCTCTCATCTGTTAAAGAAGA GCCTCTTGAAGATATCAAGCCGTGTCTTGGAGTAAATGAAATCTCCTTCAGCTTCTTTTCTCTGCTTCTGGAGATTCTGCTTCTAGAAGGCCCTGCTAGTCTCTCAGTG CTTGAGGATAAAGTCATGGATTGGCAGTCTTCCCCTGCCAGCACATTAAACAGTTGGTTCTCCTTCGCCCCCAACTGGTCAGAACTCGTTTTGCCTGCACTGCAGTATCTCACAGGTGACAGCAGAG ATGCTCCTTCCAGTTTTTCTCCATTTGTTGAATTCAAagagaaaactcagcagtggAAGCTGATAG GCTCTTCACAAGACCATGAGAAGGAGCTGGCAGCGCTCTTCCAGCTCTGGCTGGAGACAAAAGACCAAATCTTCTTCAAG GACAACGAAGACAGCTCAGATGCCACCACGCCTAATCCCCGAGT GACTGACTATGTAGTCCGGCCTAGCACTGGGGAAGAGAAACGTGTTTTCCAGGAACAG GAACGTTACAGGTACAGCCAGCCCCACAAGGCCTTCACCTTCCGCATGCATGGCTTTGAGTCGGTGGTCGGCCCTGTGAAGGGTGTGTTTGACAAGGAAACTTCTCTGAACAAAGCCCGAGAACATTCTCTGTTGCGATCAGACAGGCCTGCATATGTCACAATCTTGTCTCTTG TTAGGGATGCTGCTGCCCGTCTTCCTAATGGAGAGGGAACTCGTGCTGAGATTTGTGAGCTGCTTAAAGACTCTCAGTTCCTCGCTCCTGATGTCACCAGTGCTCAG GTTAACACTGTGGTGAGTGGTGCACTGGATCGATTGCATTATGAGAAGGATCCCTGTGTGAAATATGATATTGGACGTAAGCTATGGATATACCTACATCGAGACAGGAGTGAAGAGGAGTTTG AGCTGATTCATCAGGCTCAGGCGGCTGCAGCTAAAGCTAGAAAAGCCCTTCAGCAGAAGTCTAAACCTCCTGCAAAGATA AAGTCCAGTAGCAAGGAGAGTTCAGTGAAAGTGGCTACTAGTGGCACCTCTGAGCCTAGCCAGCTGAGCCTTAGTGATTCCAGCATGCCACCAACCCCTGTGACTCCAGTGACACCCACTGCCCCTCCGCTGCCAGCAATGCCCATTTCACCACCACCAGTCTCTGTGGTTAACAAGAGTTTGCCAAATGTTGCATCAGAGCAAGCTAAACCCAACCAAAG CATCCTTCTGGTGTCGTCTCCCACCATGCCACAGCTGGGGACTTTGCTCTCCACAGCACAAAGTACCCAATCACAAACTGGGCCTCAGCAAACCCCCCCTCCTCGGGTGGCCAGCCACACATCTTCCTCAGGACTCCCACAGGTTCGAGTGGTTACAACACAGTCCAGCCTCCCACCTGTGTCTCAGCCAGCCCCACCAgtgatccagcagcagcaacagcccccACCAGCACCTGTTCCTCAGGTCCATGCCCCTTCCACTTCTGCACAAACCAAAGCACTGCCTCAG GCTGTCAACACTGTCACGGTGAAAGCTCAGACCAGCCCAGTCCAGGTGCAAAGGCCAACAGTTTCTGTCACAGGACCAGTCAGTGTTGCTGGGACAGGGATCTCTGCAGCCCTCAGCCCTGCCCCAAAGCCAGTGACCAGTTCTCCAGGCAGCTCTGCCCCCAACTCCTCCTCTGTGTCTCTGTCGtcatcatcctcctcctcctcgacttcttcctcttcatccaCCACAGTCCTCCAGAACGTAGCTGGCCAAAATATCATCAAACAG GTGGCTATTACCGGACAGCTAGGGATGAAAAGCCAGCCTGGGAGCAGCATCCCGCTTACCGCCTCCAACTTCCGCATCCAAGGCAAGGACGTTCTgcgcctgcctccctcctccatcACCACTGATGCAAAGGGACAGACAGTTCTCCGCATTACTCCTGACATGATGGCCACCTTGGCCAAGTCCCAAGTCACCACCGTCAAACTGACACAAGACCTCTTCACTGCTGCAGCCACTGGAAACACTTCTGCCGGCAAGGGCATCTCGGCCACTCTGCGTGTGACTTCCAGCCCCATCCAGTCTTCTGACTCTCCCGCCAAGACCAGCACACCCACCTCTGCCTCACCGGGCCCAGCTGGGCCCACAGTGGTCAAAGTGACTCCTGACTTGAAGACTGTGGAGTCCACTGGCTCTGCGTTCCGGCTGATGCCGGCTCTGGGCATGACTGTAGCAGACCAGAAGGGCAAGGCCATCACTACAGTGGCATCCACCGAAGCCAAGCCAGCTGCCACGATAAGGATTGTGCAGGGGATGGGGGTGATGCCACCAAAAGCTGGGCAGACCATTACAGTGGCCACTCATGCCAAGCAGATGACTGCTGCCTCGTCTGTGAGCGTCCCTGGCACAGTCCACACCTCCGCTGTTTCTCTGCCAACCATGACTGCTTCTGTGTCCAAAGCGGTTGCTGTTGTGTCAGGGGGGGCAGGGACACCCATAACAATAGGAACAGGGACCACTATGCGACAGGTTCCAGTGAGCACCACAGTCGTCTCCACCTCCCAGGCA GGGAAGCTGCCTGCCCGTATCACAGTGCCCCTCTCCGTCATAAGCCAGCCTGTGAAAGGCAAGAGTGTAATGACGACCCCCATTATCAAAGGCAACCTTGGGGCCAA TATCAGCGGACTGGGTAGAAACATTATTCTCACCACCATGCCAGCTGGGACGAAACTGATCGCTGGGAACAAGCCAGTGAGCTTCCTGACCGCACAGCAGCTACAACAGCTGCAGCAACAAGGCCAGGCCACACAG GTGCGAATTCAGACACTCCCAGCCTCCCATCTCCAGCAGGGAACGGTGTCTGGCTCTACAAAAGCAGTCTCCACTGTTGTCGTGACAGCAGCGCCATCTCCAAAACAGCCACCAGATCAGTAA